A single region of the Marmota flaviventris isolate mMarFla1 chromosome 10, mMarFla1.hap1, whole genome shotgun sequence genome encodes:
- the Chtop gene encoding chromatin target of PRMT1 protein isoform X3 yields the protein MAAQSAPKVVLKSTTKMSLNERFTNMLKNKQPMPVNIRASMQQQQQLASARNRRLAQQMENRPSVQAALKLKQTLYASPDIGCGRICPSCGWASGGRCHATVRTLTGSTAWLCINSAVKYNTLPPLF from the exons ATGGCTGCACAATCAGCGCCGAAAGTTGTGCTAAAAAGCACCACCAAGATGTCTCTAAATGAGCG CTTTACTAATATGCTGAAGAACAAACAGCCGATGCCAGTGAATATTCGAGCTTCGATGCAGCAACAACAGCAGCTAGCCAGTGCCAGAAACAGAAGACTGGCCCAGCAGATGGAGAATAGACCCTCTGTCCAGGCAGCATTAAAACTTAAGCAG ACTTTATATGCAAGTCCGGACATTGGCTGTGGAAGGATATGTCCAAGCTGTGGCTGGGCGTCCGGAGGGCGATGCCATGCAACTGTAAGGACTTTAACTGGTAGCACTGCATGGCTGTGCATAAATTCAGCAGTTAAATATAACACCCTCCCACCCTTATTCTGA
- the S100a1 gene encoding protein S100-A1: MGSELESAMETLINVFHAHSGKEGDKYKLSKKELKELLQTELSGFLDAQKDADAVDKVMKELDENGDGEVDFQEYVVLVAALTVACNNFFWENS; this comes from the exons ATGGGCTCTGAGCTGGAGTCTGCGATGGAGACCCTCATCAACGTGTTCCACGCCCACTCAGGCAAGGAGGGGGACAAGTACAAGCTGAGCAAGAAGGAACTGAAGGAGCTGCTGCAAACCGAGCTGTCTGGCTTCCTGGAT GCCCAGAAGGATGCAGATGCTGTGGACAAGGTGATGAAGGAGCTCGATGAGAATGGAGACGGGGAGGTGGACTTCCAGGAGTATGTGGTGCTGGTGGCTGCTCTCACAGTGGCCTGTAACAACTTCTTCTGGGAGAACAGTTGA